From the genome of Phytohabitans rumicis, one region includes:
- a CDS encoding glycosyltransferase family 2 protein — translation MVMRVRPEPLRGRPKVAVAIPCYNYGHYLADCVRSVLDQEGVDLDVIIVDDASPDGSGAVAEQLAATDPRVRAIARDHNVGHIKTFNEGLDAVDGDFVVLLSADDLLAPGSLARSAALLQAHPDVGMVHGFALTFADELPPARGNLRSWTIWPGQEWLARICGNGGNPVATPEVMMRMSTMRDLVGYDPRVPHACDFLMWLRAAAHGSIGRLNGVDQAYYRVHGANMHTEQYGGAITDIGQRHHAFEIFFEEDGKDLPDVDRLRGAARWALSQEALGIALDTYDHGPEAASPQLAKELAELAVELDPAAADCRLMQALRRTERRVEAGKGPIVPPRVTALRKKVRHHLEWRRRRWSGVESTVKAR, via the coding sequence ATGGTGATGCGGGTACGGCCGGAACCGCTCCGCGGCCGGCCGAAGGTGGCGGTGGCGATTCCCTGCTACAACTACGGTCATTACCTGGCCGACTGCGTGCGGTCCGTGCTGGACCAGGAGGGCGTGGACCTCGACGTCATCATCGTCGACGACGCCTCCCCGGACGGCAGCGGCGCGGTGGCCGAGCAGCTCGCCGCGACGGATCCCCGGGTGCGCGCGATCGCCCGCGACCACAACGTCGGGCACATCAAGACCTTCAACGAGGGCCTGGACGCCGTGGACGGCGACTTCGTCGTGCTGCTGTCCGCCGACGACCTGCTCGCTCCCGGTTCGCTGGCCCGATCGGCCGCCCTGCTGCAGGCCCATCCCGACGTGGGCATGGTGCACGGCTTCGCGCTGACCTTCGCCGACGAGCTGCCCCCGGCGCGCGGCAACCTGCGGTCCTGGACGATCTGGCCCGGCCAGGAGTGGCTCGCGCGGATCTGCGGAAACGGCGGCAACCCGGTCGCCACCCCCGAGGTCATGATGCGGATGAGCACGATGCGCGACCTCGTCGGGTACGACCCCCGGGTCCCGCACGCCTGCGACTTCCTGATGTGGCTGCGCGCGGCCGCGCACGGGTCGATCGGCCGGCTCAACGGCGTCGACCAGGCGTACTACCGGGTGCACGGGGCCAACATGCACACCGAGCAGTACGGCGGCGCGATCACCGACATCGGCCAGCGGCACCACGCCTTCGAGATCTTCTTCGAGGAGGACGGCAAGGACCTGCCCGACGTCGACCGGCTGCGCGGCGCCGCGCGCTGGGCGCTGTCGCAGGAGGCGCTGGGAATCGCCCTCGACACGTACGACCACGGGCCGGAGGCGGCCAGCCCGCAACTGGCCAAGGAGCTGGCCGAGTTGGCGGTCGAGCTGGACCCGGCGGCGGCGGACTGCCGGCTGATGCAGGCGCTGCGGCGCACCGAGCGGCGCGTCGAGGCGGGCAAGGGTCCGATCGTGCCGCCGCGGGTCACCGCGCTGCGTAAGAAGGTCCGCCACCACCTCGAGTGGCGGCGCCGCCGGTGGTCCGGAGTGGAGAGCACGGTGAAGGCGAGATAA
- a CDS encoding DegT/DnrJ/EryC1/StrS family aminotransferase — translation MIPLVDLQAAHVEVAEDVAVGFKRILDNTAFVGGEEVAAFEREYAEFCDLPHCVGVANGTDALELALRAVGIGPGDEVVLPANTFIATAEAVARTGATTVVVDIDPATYLIDVDAALAAVTPATRAVVPVHLYGQLAPVEALRAALPAEVAIVEDAAQCQGATRHGRPAGFEGIAGTSFYPGKNLGAYGDAGAVVTASAELATAVRRLGSHGGLTKYVHDVIGVNSRLDALQAVVLRAKLARLARWNDARRAAAARYDELLAQVDVVRPVTLDGNVHVWHLYVVRVPGDGTPARRDAVLRALNAEGVGAGIHYPVPVHLTPAFAQVARRAGDLSRTELVADEILSLPIYPQITADQQEQVVTALRAAL, via the coding sequence TTGATCCCCCTGGTCGATCTGCAGGCCGCGCACGTCGAGGTGGCCGAGGACGTCGCCGTCGGCTTCAAGCGCATCCTGGACAACACCGCATTCGTCGGCGGCGAAGAGGTCGCCGCCTTCGAGCGGGAGTACGCGGAGTTCTGCGACCTGCCGCACTGCGTGGGCGTCGCGAACGGCACCGACGCGCTTGAGTTGGCGCTGCGGGCCGTGGGCATCGGGCCCGGCGACGAGGTCGTGCTCCCGGCCAACACCTTCATCGCCACCGCCGAGGCGGTCGCCCGGACCGGCGCCACCACCGTGGTGGTGGACATCGACCCGGCGACGTACCTGATCGACGTGGACGCCGCGCTCGCCGCCGTCACGCCGGCCACCCGTGCCGTCGTACCGGTGCACCTGTATGGGCAGCTCGCTCCGGTGGAGGCCCTGCGGGCCGCGCTGCCGGCGGAGGTCGCCATCGTCGAGGACGCCGCGCAGTGCCAGGGCGCCACCCGGCACGGACGGCCGGCGGGCTTCGAGGGGATCGCCGGGACGAGCTTCTACCCCGGCAAGAACCTCGGCGCGTACGGCGACGCCGGCGCGGTCGTCACCGCGTCCGCCGAGCTGGCCACGGCCGTACGCCGGCTGGGCAGCCACGGCGGCCTCACCAAGTACGTCCACGACGTCATCGGCGTGAACAGCCGGCTGGACGCCCTGCAGGCCGTGGTCCTGCGGGCGAAGCTGGCCCGGCTGGCCCGGTGGAACGACGCCCGGCGGGCCGCCGCGGCGCGGTACGACGAACTGCTGGCGCAGGTCGACGTCGTCCGCCCGGTCACCCTCGACGGCAACGTGCACGTCTGGCACTTGTACGTCGTGCGGGTGCCCGGCGACGGCACACCCGCCCGCCGCGACGCGGTGCTGCGCGCCCTGAACGCCGAGGGCGTTGGTGCCGGGATCCACTACCCGGTGCCGGTGCACCTGACGCCGGCGTTCGCGCAGGTGGCGCGCCGGGCCGGCGACCTGTCCCGGACCGAACTGGTGGCCGACGAGATCCTGTCCCTGCCGATCTACCCGCAGATCACCGCCGACCAGCAGGAACAGGTCGTCACGGCGCTGCGCGCCGCGCTCTGA
- a CDS encoding NAD-dependent epimerase/dehydratase family protein codes for MSAAVPIRGTRALVTGGAGTIGSHVVDLLVKGGASEVVILDNFVRGRRQNVEWALSNGPVRIVEGDIRDVPLVHDLSRDKDLVFHLAAIRITQCAEEPRLANEVLVDGTFNVLEAAQTAGVRKVVASSSASVYGLAEEFPTTERHHAYNNDTFYGAAKAFNEGMLRSFHSMYGLDYVALRYFNVYGPRMDVFGLYTEVLIRWMERIEGGTPPLILGDGLQTMDFVHVADIARANILAAEADITDDVFNVASGEETSLRELAQALSDVMKSDLAPEFGPARKVNAVTRRLADTSAAAEQLGFRTEIDLRDGLRDLVEWWRATRLAGEGAA; via the coding sequence ATGAGCGCCGCCGTGCCGATCCGCGGCACCCGCGCGCTCGTGACCGGCGGCGCCGGCACGATCGGGTCGCACGTCGTCGACCTGCTCGTGAAGGGCGGCGCGAGCGAGGTCGTCATCCTGGACAACTTCGTCCGCGGTCGCCGGCAGAACGTCGAATGGGCCCTGTCGAACGGCCCGGTGCGGATCGTCGAGGGCGACATCCGCGACGTCCCGCTCGTACACGACCTGTCCCGCGACAAGGACCTGGTGTTCCACCTCGCCGCCATCCGGATCACCCAGTGCGCCGAAGAGCCACGCCTGGCGAACGAGGTCCTGGTGGACGGCACCTTCAACGTGCTGGAAGCGGCGCAGACCGCCGGCGTACGCAAGGTCGTCGCCTCGTCCTCGGCCTCGGTCTACGGCCTCGCCGAGGAGTTCCCCACGACGGAGCGGCACCACGCGTACAACAACGACACGTTCTACGGCGCCGCGAAGGCGTTCAACGAGGGCATGCTGCGCAGCTTCCACAGCATGTACGGCCTCGACTACGTGGCGTTGCGCTACTTCAACGTGTACGGCCCGCGGATGGACGTCTTCGGCCTCTACACCGAGGTGCTGATCCGCTGGATGGAGCGCATCGAGGGCGGCACCCCGCCGCTGATCCTCGGCGACGGCCTGCAGACCATGGACTTCGTGCACGTGGCCGACATCGCCCGCGCCAACATCCTGGCCGCCGAGGCCGACATCACCGACGACGTCTTCAACGTCGCCAGCGGCGAGGAGACCAGCCTCCGGGAGCTGGCCCAGGCGCTCAGCGACGTGATGAAGTCCGACCTGGCGCCGGAGTTCGGGCCGGCCCGCAAGGTCAACGCGGTGACTCGCCGGCTCGCGGACACCAGCGCGGCGGCCGAGCAGCTCGGCTTCCGCACCGAGATCGACCTGCGCGACGGCCTGCGCGACCTCGTCGAGTGGTGGCGCGCCACCCGCCTCGCGGGAGAGGGCGCCGCATGA
- a CDS encoding AMP-binding enzyme — MPGREGALLPEFAVWSGDLVVRDEDGFLYFVGRGDEMIKTSGYRVSPAEIEEVVYATGMVRDAVAMGVDDADLGQHILIAVSPPAGAEVDEAALLAELKRQLPLYMLPKQIVVRPELPRSPNGKFDRNRLRQELS; from the coding sequence GTGCCCGGCCGGGAGGGCGCGCTGCTGCCGGAGTTCGCGGTCTGGTCCGGCGACCTGGTCGTCCGGGACGAGGACGGCTTCCTCTACTTCGTCGGCCGCGGCGACGAAATGATCAAGACTTCCGGCTACCGGGTGAGCCCGGCGGAGATCGAAGAGGTCGTGTACGCCACCGGCATGGTCCGCGACGCCGTCGCGATGGGGGTCGACGACGCGGACCTCGGCCAGCACATCCTGATCGCGGTCAGCCCGCCGGCGGGCGCCGAGGTGGACGAGGCCGCCCTGCTCGCCGAGCTGAAGCGCCAGCTACCGCTCTACATGCTGCCGAAGCAGATCGTGGTGCGACCCGAGTTGCCCCGCTCGCCCAACGGAAAGTTCGACCGCAACCGGCTGCGTCAGGAGCTGTCGTGA
- a CDS encoding DegT/DnrJ/EryC1/StrS family aminotransferase yields MKRIPVMLPMLGEEEAQAATEAIRSGWVAQGPRVAEFEKRFAAATGSEHGIALSSCTTALHLALIAVGVGPGDEVIVPSLSFIATANAARYVGATPVFADVELATGNLTVQTIDAVRTERTRAVIAVHQGGMPADVHALRAAADGWGVALIEDAACAAGSTAYGQPVGAGSLVSAWSFHPRKVITTGEGGMLTTDNAEWATRLRRLREHGMNMSAAEREASTQPVLEAYLETGYNYRMTDIQAAIGLVQLDRLAGLVAQRRAFAARYHELLADLDGAVPVRDPAYGESNFQSFWVLLTDDFGASRNDVLTELAANGVSARRGIMAAHLEPAYADAPSAPLPVTERITNDSLILPLHHALTEADQDHVVAVLRKAAGR; encoded by the coding sequence ATGAAGCGCATCCCTGTCATGCTGCCCATGCTGGGCGAGGAGGAGGCGCAGGCGGCGACGGAGGCGATCCGGTCCGGCTGGGTCGCGCAGGGCCCGCGGGTCGCCGAGTTCGAGAAGCGGTTCGCGGCGGCGACCGGCTCCGAGCACGGCATCGCGCTCAGCTCCTGCACCACCGCGCTGCACCTGGCGCTGATCGCGGTCGGGGTCGGCCCCGGCGACGAGGTCATCGTGCCGTCGCTGTCGTTCATCGCGACCGCCAACGCCGCCCGGTACGTCGGCGCGACGCCCGTGTTCGCGGACGTCGAGCTGGCCACCGGCAACCTGACCGTGCAGACCATCGACGCGGTACGCACCGAGCGCACCCGCGCCGTCATCGCCGTGCACCAGGGCGGCATGCCGGCCGACGTGCACGCGCTGCGGGCCGCCGCGGACGGCTGGGGCGTCGCGCTCATCGAGGACGCCGCCTGCGCCGCCGGCAGCACCGCGTACGGCCAGCCGGTGGGCGCCGGCTCGCTGGTGTCGGCCTGGTCGTTCCACCCGCGCAAGGTGATCACCACCGGCGAGGGTGGCATGCTCACCACCGACAACGCCGAGTGGGCGACCCGCCTGCGCCGGCTGCGCGAGCACGGCATGAACATGTCCGCCGCCGAGCGCGAGGCCAGCACGCAGCCGGTGCTGGAGGCGTACCTGGAGACCGGTTACAACTACCGGATGACCGACATCCAGGCGGCGATCGGCCTGGTCCAGCTCGACCGCCTCGCCGGCCTGGTCGCGCAGCGGCGGGCGTTCGCGGCCCGGTACCACGAGCTGCTCGCCGACCTCGACGGCGCGGTGCCGGTGCGCGACCCCGCGTACGGCGAGAGCAACTTCCAGTCGTTCTGGGTGCTGCTGACCGACGACTTCGGCGCCAGCCGCAACGACGTGCTCACCGAGCTGGCCGCCAACGGCGTCTCCGCCCGGCGCGGCATCATGGCGGCCCACCTGGAGCCGGCGTACGCGGACGCCCCGTCGGCGCCGCTGCCCGTCACCGAGCGGATCACCAACGACTCGCTCATCCTTCCCCTGCACCACGCGTTGACCGAGGCCGACCAGGACCACGTGGTCGCCGTACTCCGAAAGGCCGCTGGACGTTGA
- a CDS encoding AMP-binding protein, whose product MHTRLHDIVAAAASRDGDAPALTYKDVTLGYAALWEQVGRVAGGLHRLGLRRGERVAVYLEKRIETVAAVFGTSAADGVFVPVNPLLRPKQVGYILADCDVRVLVTSAERYAALRDELAGCPSIEHVVLVGGEPAPDPRYTVSRWDDLAGGEPYAGGAAIDIDMAAILYTSGSTGKPKGVVLSHRNLIAGADSVSGYLRNTSDDVILAALPLSFDAGFSQLTTAFTVGAHAVLMNYLLPRDVVRLCAKHGVTGLTCVPPLWIQLADQTWPADATRQLRYFANTGGRMPKSTLDKLRAIFPGAAPYLMYGLTEAFRSTYLDPAEVDRRPDSIGKAIPNAEILVVRPDGTVTDPGSRASSCTAARWSRWGTGTTRSAPRNASARCPAGRARCCRSSRSGPATWSSGTRTASSTSSAAATK is encoded by the coding sequence ATGCACACCCGACTACACGACATCGTGGCGGCCGCGGCGTCGCGGGACGGCGACGCGCCCGCGCTCACGTACAAGGATGTGACGCTGGGGTACGCGGCGCTCTGGGAGCAGGTCGGCCGGGTGGCCGGCGGGCTGCACCGGCTCGGCCTGCGCCGCGGCGAGCGGGTGGCGGTCTACCTGGAGAAGCGGATCGAGACGGTCGCGGCCGTGTTCGGCACCTCGGCGGCGGACGGCGTCTTCGTGCCGGTCAACCCGCTGCTGCGGCCGAAGCAGGTCGGCTACATCCTCGCCGACTGCGACGTGCGGGTGCTGGTCACCTCCGCCGAGCGGTACGCGGCCCTGCGGGACGAGTTGGCCGGCTGCCCGTCCATCGAGCACGTGGTCCTGGTCGGCGGCGAGCCCGCGCCCGACCCGCGATACACGGTCAGCCGGTGGGACGACCTGGCCGGCGGTGAGCCGTACGCGGGCGGCGCCGCGATCGACATCGACATGGCGGCGATCCTCTACACGTCCGGCAGCACCGGCAAGCCGAAGGGCGTGGTGCTGTCGCACCGCAACCTGATCGCTGGCGCCGACAGCGTGAGCGGCTACCTGCGCAACACCTCGGACGACGTGATCCTGGCGGCGCTGCCGCTCAGCTTCGACGCGGGCTTCAGCCAGCTGACCACCGCCTTCACGGTGGGCGCCCACGCGGTCCTGATGAACTACCTGCTGCCCCGCGACGTCGTCCGGCTCTGCGCCAAGCACGGGGTCACCGGGCTCACCTGCGTACCGCCGCTGTGGATCCAGCTCGCCGACCAGACGTGGCCGGCCGACGCGACGCGGCAACTGCGGTACTTCGCCAACACCGGCGGCCGGATGCCCAAGTCCACTTTGGACAAGCTGCGCGCGATCTTCCCGGGCGCGGCGCCGTACCTCATGTACGGGCTCACCGAGGCGTTCCGCTCGACGTACCTGGATCCGGCCGAGGTCGACCGGCGGCCGGACTCGATCGGCAAGGCCATCCCCAACGCCGAGATCCTCGTCGTACGCCCGGACGGCACGGTCACCGACCCGGGGAGCAGGGCGAGCTCGTGCACCGCGGCGCGCTGGTCGCGATGGGGTACTGGAACGACCCGGAGCGCACCGCGGAACGCTTCCGCCCGGTGCCCGGCCGGGAGGGCGCGCTGCTGCCGGAGTTCGCGGTCTGGTCCGGCGACCTGGTCGTCCGGGACGAGGACGGCTTCCTCTACTTCGTCGGCCGCGGCGACGAAATGA
- a CDS encoding oligosaccharide flippase family protein, which produces MPQEASHEFVSKIKKALVWSTVNNLLLRFGNLGLGIILARLLAPEDFGAFAVALTLQNVLLALADLGLSADLIRTGDIEGRAATATTLTTASGAVFALVMCLAAGPFANAMGSPGATSVVQVISLTLVLAGMSCVPYAIMQRDFRQPEQTALGLIALVLDMVITVSLVLAGLGAMALAISRVITQSTTTAVQFWMVRMRPKFGWDRNIARGLVRFGIPLAAANLVYMAIVSVPNLMVGSMMGSVALGFFLLAFNISSWPLNALGAAVRAVALPGFARLTDPDRKAQGFGAAVAVTAAWSALAGLLLSALAATVVPLLYGEKWLPAAGALAGLAVYGAIRIVVELMGNFLVAVGATKRQLVAQLVWIGTLVPAMAIGIKWAGLSGAGWANAAVAGLVIVPAYLLLARRYRVRVAPIVGRIGLALVAAVPAAAAGIFASGAVDNLLLACALGGTAATAVYAGLLYLPFRRWLAQLVAMKEYATEAAAEPLTTRDPQLAEVTTR; this is translated from the coding sequence ATGCCGCAAGAGGCATCGCACGAGTTCGTTTCCAAAATCAAGAAGGCGCTCGTCTGGAGCACGGTCAACAACCTGCTCCTGCGGTTCGGCAATCTCGGGCTGGGCATCATCCTGGCCCGGCTCCTGGCTCCGGAGGACTTCGGCGCGTTCGCGGTCGCACTGACCCTGCAGAACGTGCTGCTCGCCCTGGCCGACCTGGGACTGAGCGCCGACCTCATCAGGACCGGCGACATCGAGGGCCGGGCGGCCACCGCCACCACGCTGACCACCGCCAGCGGAGCGGTGTTCGCATTGGTGATGTGCCTGGCCGCCGGGCCGTTCGCGAACGCGATGGGCAGCCCGGGCGCCACCAGCGTGGTCCAGGTCATCTCGCTGACCCTGGTGCTGGCCGGCATGTCCTGCGTGCCGTACGCCATCATGCAGCGCGACTTCCGCCAGCCGGAGCAGACCGCGCTGGGGCTCATCGCCCTCGTGCTCGACATGGTGATCACCGTCAGCCTGGTGCTCGCCGGCCTCGGCGCGATGGCGCTGGCGATCTCCCGGGTGATCACCCAGTCGACGACCACCGCCGTGCAGTTCTGGATGGTCCGGATGCGCCCGAAGTTCGGCTGGGACCGCAACATCGCCCGCGGGCTGGTCCGGTTCGGCATCCCGCTGGCCGCCGCCAACCTCGTCTACATGGCGATCGTGAGCGTGCCGAACCTCATGGTCGGCTCGATGATGGGCTCGGTGGCGCTCGGGTTCTTCCTGCTGGCGTTCAACATCTCGTCCTGGCCGCTGAACGCGCTCGGCGCGGCCGTACGCGCGGTGGCGCTGCCGGGATTCGCCCGGCTGACCGACCCGGACCGCAAGGCGCAAGGCTTCGGCGCGGCGGTGGCGGTGACCGCGGCCTGGTCGGCCCTCGCCGGCCTGCTGCTGTCGGCGCTGGCCGCGACCGTGGTGCCGCTGCTGTACGGCGAGAAGTGGCTGCCCGCCGCGGGGGCGCTGGCCGGGCTCGCGGTCTACGGTGCCATCCGCATCGTCGTGGAGCTGATGGGCAACTTCCTGGTCGCGGTCGGCGCGACCAAGCGGCAGCTCGTGGCCCAGCTGGTGTGGATCGGCACGCTGGTGCCCGCGATGGCGATCGGCATCAAGTGGGCCGGGCTGTCCGGGGCCGGCTGGGCGAACGCGGCGGTGGCCGGCCTGGTGATCGTGCCCGCGTACCTGTTGCTGGCGCGCCGGTACCGGGTCCGGGTCGCCCCGATCGTCGGCCGCATCGGGCTGGCGCTCGTCGCCGCGGTGCCCGCCGCGGCCGCCGGCATCTTCGCGTCCGGCGCCGTCGACAACCTGCTGCTTGCCTGCGCGCTCGGCGGCACGGCCGCGACCGCCGTCTACGCCGGCCTGCTCTACCTGCCGTTCCGGCGATGGCTGGCCCAGTTGGTCGCGATGAAGGAGTACGCGACCGAGGCGGCCGCCGAACCACTCACGACTCGTGACCCACAGTTGGCAGAGGTGACCACACGATGA
- a CDS encoding Gfo/Idh/MocA family protein, whose protein sequence is MTDRLDEVLADPRVSAVAIATPAGTHLDVAMAALRAGKHVLVEKPLAATYADGLKLVAEAEERGLTLMCDHTFCYTPVVKRIREALHTEELGEVHYFDSVRINLGLVQRDIDVIWDLAPHDLSIIDFILPLGIHPVAISAHGADPIGAGRACVGFVTLQLNTGAIAHLHVNWMSPIKVRTTIIGGSKRTLVWDDLNPTQRLSIFDRGVDVAVPEELSADERRDVFVSYRTGDMVAPALIEREALSSMIQEFGSAIRTGAPALTDGHSGLRVLAMLEAASQSLANGGAMIPLAVQR, encoded by the coding sequence GTGACCGACCGCCTCGACGAGGTGCTGGCGGATCCCCGGGTGTCCGCGGTGGCCATCGCGACACCGGCCGGCACCCACCTGGACGTGGCGATGGCGGCGTTGCGGGCAGGCAAGCACGTACTGGTGGAAAAGCCGCTCGCCGCCACGTACGCGGACGGCCTGAAGCTGGTCGCGGAGGCCGAGGAGCGCGGGCTCACGCTCATGTGTGACCACACGTTCTGCTACACGCCCGTGGTCAAGCGCATCCGTGAGGCGCTGCACACCGAGGAGCTCGGCGAGGTCCACTACTTCGACTCCGTGCGCATCAACCTCGGCTTGGTGCAGCGCGATATCGACGTGATCTGGGACCTGGCCCCGCACGACCTGTCCATCATCGATTTCATCCTGCCGCTCGGTATCCATCCGGTGGCGATCAGCGCGCACGGCGCCGACCCGATCGGTGCCGGCCGGGCCTGCGTAGGCTTCGTGACGCTACAGCTCAACACCGGGGCAATCGCCCACCTGCACGTGAACTGGATGTCACCCATCAAGGTGCGCACCACAATCATCGGCGGCTCGAAACGGACCCTTGTTTGGGATGACCTCAATCCCACCCAACGGCTGTCCATCTTCGACCGCGGTGTCGACGTGGCCGTACCCGAAGAACTCAGCGCCGACGAGCGCCGGGATGTCTTTGTTTCCTACCGGACCGGCGACATGGTCGCCCCCGCTCTCATAGAACGAGAGGCACTGAGCAGCATGATCCAGGAATTCGGGTCCGCGATCCGCACGGGCGCGCCCGCGTTGACCGACGGGCACTCCGGCCTTCGGGTGCTCGCCATGCTCGAAGCCGCGTCGCAGAGCCTCGCCAACGGCGGTGCGATGATCCCGCTGGCGGTGCAGCGATGA
- a CDS encoding glycosyltransferase family 4 protein has protein sequence MSRPRSREVLGVLKRDGARGLAQRAARVAYRRMGAADLENPLDFDNLTDSRGLKLVVPDRRPAKGTPLTIGWVSTPPAPGSGGHTTLFRMVEGLEAAGHKCVLYLYDRYHGDPGRHEQTIRRFWPKMRAEVRSVTDGLAPIDAYVASGWETAHLIASAAVPTRRLYFVQDFEPWFYPLGSHHVLAEDTYRFGFRAITVGPMLAHLLQEKYGVTAAVAEFGVDTGIYRLTNPDRRTGVVFYARRETARRGFELGVLALREFHRRHPDHEIHLFGDPNARVPFPATNHGVLRPAALAELYNRCAAGIALSFTNLSLVPDEMLACGMLPVVGQSGGYSEASIDNPYIGWAQPTPFGIADALSDAVGPDAPLPTVVAGSVRTTPWEVAQRVVVDVIEDEVYGY, from the coding sequence ATGAGCAGACCCCGTTCCCGCGAGGTCCTCGGCGTTCTGAAGCGGGACGGCGCGCGCGGCCTCGCGCAGCGCGCCGCCCGCGTGGCGTACCGGCGGATGGGCGCGGCCGACCTGGAGAACCCGCTCGACTTCGACAACCTGACCGACTCCCGGGGCCTGAAGCTCGTGGTCCCGGACCGGCGCCCGGCCAAGGGCACGCCGTTGACGATCGGCTGGGTCAGCACCCCGCCGGCGCCCGGCTCCGGCGGCCACACCACGCTCTTCCGGATGGTCGAGGGCCTGGAGGCGGCCGGCCACAAGTGCGTGCTCTACCTTTACGACCGCTACCACGGTGACCCGGGCCGGCACGAGCAGACCATCCGGCGGTTCTGGCCCAAGATGCGGGCCGAGGTGCGGTCGGTCACGGACGGGCTGGCGCCGATCGACGCGTACGTCGCCTCGGGCTGGGAGACGGCGCACCTGATCGCGTCGGCCGCCGTACCGACCCGGCGGCTCTACTTCGTCCAGGACTTCGAGCCGTGGTTCTACCCGCTCGGCTCCCACCACGTGCTGGCCGAGGACACGTACCGGTTCGGCTTCCGGGCCATCACGGTCGGGCCGATGCTGGCGCACCTGCTCCAGGAGAAGTACGGCGTCACGGCGGCGGTGGCGGAGTTCGGCGTCGACACCGGCATCTACCGGCTGACCAACCCGGATCGACGCACGGGCGTGGTGTTCTACGCCCGGCGGGAGACCGCCCGGCGCGGGTTCGAGCTCGGCGTGCTGGCGCTGCGGGAGTTCCACCGGCGGCACCCGGACCACGAGATCCACCTCTTCGGCGACCCGAACGCGCGGGTGCCGTTCCCGGCCACCAACCACGGCGTGCTGCGGCCGGCCGCCCTGGCGGAGCTCTACAACCGTTGCGCCGCCGGCATCGCGCTGTCGTTCACCAACCTGTCGCTGGTGCCGGACGAGATGCTCGCCTGCGGCATGCTGCCGGTCGTCGGCCAGTCGGGCGGCTACTCCGAGGCCAGCATCGACAACCCGTACATCGGCTGGGCCCAGCCCACCCCGTTCGGGATCGCGGACGCGCTCAGCGACGCCGTAGGCCCGGATGCGCCGCTGCCCACGGTCGTCGCCGGGAGTGTCCGGACGACGCCGTGGGAGGTCGCGCAGCGGGTCGTGGTCGACGTGATCGAGGACGAGGTCTACGGGTACTAG
- a CDS encoding acyltransferase produces the protein MARYCHRAHPHAGRTPVTQSKGHVRVQASADVDPSAHLGDGTSVWHLAQVREGASVGRGCNIGRGAYVGPGVHIGDNCKLQNYALVYEPAQLGDGVFVGPAAVLTNDEYPRAVTPSGELKGADDWTAIGVTIGDGAAIGARAVCVAPVTVGRWALVAAGAVVTKDVPDFGLVVGVPARRVGWVGRAGVPLVGKGDGRYVCPKTGDEYQESDGRLTELEN, from the coding sequence GTGGCGCGGTATTGTCACCGGGCACATCCGCATGCGGGAAGGACACCTGTGACGCAGTCCAAAGGTCACGTACGCGTACAGGCAAGCGCGGACGTTGACCCATCGGCCCACCTTGGCGACGGTACTTCGGTCTGGCACCTCGCACAGGTAAGGGAGGGTGCATCGGTCGGACGGGGATGCAATATTGGCCGGGGGGCCTACGTCGGTCCGGGTGTTCACATTGGCGACAACTGCAAGCTGCAGAACTACGCACTCGTCTACGAACCCGCTCAACTCGGCGATGGTGTGTTTGTCGGCCCGGCCGCGGTTCTGACAAATGACGAGTACCCCCGCGCGGTCACGCCATCCGGTGAGCTGAAGGGCGCCGACGACTGGACCGCCATCGGCGTGACGATCGGCGACGGAGCCGCGATCGGCGCCCGTGCGGTGTGTGTCGCTCCGGTCACCGTGGGCCGCTGGGCGCTGGTCGCCGCCGGTGCCGTGGTCACCAAGGACGTGCCCGACTTCGGGCTCGTGGTCGGGGTCCCCGCGCGCCGGGTCGGCTGGGTGGGCCGCGCCGGCGTTCCGCTGGTCGGCAAGGGCGACGGCCGGTACGTCTGCCCGAAGACCGGCGACGAGTACCAGGAATCCGATGGACGGCTGACGGAGTTGGAGAACTAG